From one Streptomyces sp. R41 genomic stretch:
- a CDS encoding threonine/serine exporter ThrE family protein: protein MSDPEAEDRKPQSDEARSAFTPPAGVAPPQPQAADDESSTTSEFALPEGLDVPQPPGAEAEGSAFSTPRTYSAKHAPPAFTPATGIPVVSLAKDVPWQDRMRTMLRMPVAERPAPEPVHKEDESGPAVPRVLDLTLRIGELLLAGGEGAEDVEAAMFAVCRSYGLDRCEPGVTFTLLSISYQPSLVDDPVTASRTVRRRGTDYTRLAAVYGLVDDLSDPETSISLEEAYRRLAEIRRNRHPYPGWVLTVSGGLLAGAASVLVGGDALVFVAAALGAMLGDRLAWLCAGRGLPEFYQFTVAAMPAAAIGVALQLANVDVKASAVITGGLFALLPGRALVAGVQDGLTGFYITASARLLEVMYFFVGIVVGVLVVLYFGVKLGAELNPDEALSVSERPVLQIAASMLLSLTFAILLQQERSTVLMVTLNGGVAWSVYGAMHYAGDISPVASTAVAAGLVGLFGQLLSRYRFASALPYTTAAIGPLLPGSATYFGLLSIAQSEVDKGLVSLSKAAALAMAIAIGVNLGSEISRLFLRLPGAGGAAGRRAAKRTRGF, encoded by the coding sequence GTGTCGGACCCGGAGGCGGAAGACCGCAAGCCGCAGTCGGACGAGGCGAGGAGTGCTTTCACTCCGCCGGCCGGTGTGGCGCCGCCGCAGCCCCAGGCGGCCGACGACGAGTCGTCGACGACGTCCGAGTTCGCGCTCCCCGAGGGGCTGGACGTGCCGCAGCCGCCCGGCGCCGAGGCGGAGGGTTCGGCGTTCAGCACTCCGCGCACGTACAGCGCCAAGCACGCGCCGCCCGCCTTCACCCCGGCGACCGGCATACCTGTGGTCAGCCTGGCCAAGGACGTGCCCTGGCAGGACCGCATGCGCACCATGCTGCGCATGCCGGTGGCCGAGCGTCCGGCGCCCGAACCTGTGCACAAGGAGGACGAGTCGGGGCCGGCCGTCCCGCGCGTGCTCGACCTGACCCTGCGTATCGGCGAGTTGCTTCTCGCGGGCGGTGAGGGCGCGGAGGACGTGGAGGCGGCGATGTTCGCCGTCTGCCGCTCGTACGGACTGGACCGCTGCGAGCCGGGCGTCACCTTCACCCTGCTGTCCATCTCGTACCAGCCGTCCCTGGTGGACGACCCGGTGACGGCCTCGCGGACCGTACGGCGCCGGGGCACCGACTACACGCGGCTGGCGGCCGTGTACGGGCTCGTCGACGACCTCAGCGATCCGGAGACCTCGATCTCCCTGGAGGAGGCCTACCGGCGGCTCGCCGAGATCCGCCGCAACCGGCACCCGTATCCCGGCTGGGTGCTCACCGTGTCCGGGGGGCTGCTCGCGGGCGCGGCATCCGTGCTGGTCGGCGGTGACGCGCTCGTGTTCGTCGCCGCGGCGCTCGGCGCGATGCTGGGCGACCGGCTGGCGTGGCTGTGCGCCGGGCGCGGACTGCCGGAGTTCTACCAGTTCACGGTGGCCGCGATGCCCGCGGCCGCGATCGGTGTCGCGCTCCAGCTCGCGAACGTCGACGTGAAGGCGTCCGCCGTGATCACCGGTGGGCTGTTCGCGCTGCTGCCCGGGCGGGCGCTCGTCGCGGGCGTGCAGGACGGGCTGACCGGCTTCTACATCACGGCGTCCGCGCGTCTGCTCGAAGTCATGTACTTCTTCGTGGGCATCGTCGTCGGAGTCCTGGTGGTGCTCTATTTCGGGGTGAAGCTGGGCGCCGAGCTCAATCCGGACGAGGCCCTGAGCGTCTCCGAGCGGCCCGTTCTGCAGATCGCGGCGTCCATGCTGCTGTCCCTCACCTTCGCGATCCTGCTCCAGCAGGAACGGTCCACCGTCCTTATGGTGACCCTCAACGGGGGCGTGGCCTGGTCGGTGTACGGCGCGATGCACTATGCCGGTGACATCTCGCCGGTCGCCTCGACAGCCGTCGCGGCGGGGCTGGTGGGGCTGTTCGGGCAGTTGCTGTCGCGGTATCGGTTCGCGTCGGCGCTGCCGTACACCACCGCGGCGATCGGGCCCCTGTTGCCGGGGTCGGCCACGTATTTCGGGCTGCTGTCGATCGCGCAGAGCGAGGTGGACAAGGGGTTGGTCTCTCTCAGCAAGGCCGCCGCGCTCGCCATGGCCATCGCCATCGGGGTGAATCTGGGGTCGGAGATCTCTCGGCTGTTCCTGCGGTTGCCGGGCGCCGGCGGCGCGGCCGGACGCCGTGCCGCCAAGCGGACGCGCGGGTTCTGA
- the dacB gene encoding D-alanyl-D-alanine carboxypeptidase/D-alanyl-D-alanine-endopeptidase has product MVVPELRAWRAARPHVVRVARTVKPHVARATQAVRPRSVQFTTPQLTVVAATVGLALAAGAVAAAGPWDSSGQRTAERDWAASREGEGGADHGHTSATSQKAPRPAPSAASVLAGLGGSTGTAPAEKALADVLNPLLDNAALGARRTAVVVDVATGKRLYSKGADEVQIPASTTKIATAVAALTAPGPDHRIETRTVLEPDTKEVVLVGGGDPTLTAEKDAQGWASLRTLAADTATALKARHLDQVTLSYDTSLYAGPALHPIGLNDNLAQVTSLMVDEGRINDSKSGPATRVLDPAADAARKFADLLHDKGIKTTSPGASKATSRSEALASVSSPPLSALVERMLTNSDNDIAEALARQVALASGEPASFEGDAKAIHTQLEKLGLPLSGADFADGSGLNRADRLSADLLTALLAKAGDPAHPELRTVLTGLPIAGFTGTLSTRYTDDPTATGVVRAKTGTLTGVNTLAGTVVDTDGRLLAFAFLTSDEADPPNALEARAALDHTATALAACGCR; this is encoded by the coding sequence GTGGTCGTGCCAGAGCTGAGGGCTTGGCGGGCCGCGAGACCGCATGTGGTGCGGGTCGCGCGGACGGTGAAACCGCATGTGGCGCGGGCCACCCAAGCCGTGCGGCCGCGTTCCGTGCAGTTCACGACCCCGCAGCTCACGGTCGTCGCCGCCACCGTGGGCCTGGCGCTCGCGGCCGGGGCGGTGGCCGCGGCCGGTCCCTGGGACTCCTCCGGTCAGCGTACGGCGGAGCGCGACTGGGCCGCATCGCGGGAGGGCGAGGGTGGCGCAGATCACGGCCATACGTCCGCTACGTCCCAGAAGGCGCCGCGGCCCGCGCCCAGCGCCGCCTCCGTCCTGGCCGGACTCGGCGGCTCCACCGGCACCGCCCCCGCCGAGAAGGCCCTCGCGGACGTCCTGAACCCGCTCCTGGACAACGCCGCCCTGGGCGCGCGGCGCACCGCCGTCGTCGTCGACGTGGCGACCGGCAAGCGGCTCTACAGCAAGGGCGCCGACGAGGTCCAGATCCCGGCCTCCACCACGAAGATCGCCACCGCCGTCGCCGCGCTCACGGCGCCGGGTCCCGACCACCGCATCGAGACGCGTACGGTCCTGGAGCCCGACACCAAGGAGGTCGTGCTCGTCGGCGGCGGCGACCCGACGCTGACCGCCGAGAAGGACGCCCAGGGCTGGGCGAGCCTGCGCACCCTCGCCGCCGACACGGCCACCGCCCTGAAGGCCCGTCACCTGGATCAGGTGACGCTGTCGTACGACACCTCGCTGTACGCGGGCCCCGCGCTGCACCCCATCGGCCTCAACGACAACCTCGCCCAGGTCACCTCCCTCATGGTCGACGAGGGCCGCATCAACGACTCAAAGAGCGGACCGGCCACGCGCGTCCTGGACCCGGCGGCGGACGCTGCCCGCAAGTTCGCGGACCTCCTCCACGACAAGGGCATCAAGACGACCTCCCCCGGCGCCTCGAAGGCGACAAGCCGCTCCGAGGCCCTGGCCTCGGTCTCCTCGCCGCCCCTGTCCGCCCTGGTCGAGCGGATGCTGACCAACAGCGACAACGACATCGCGGAGGCCCTGGCCCGCCAGGTCGCCCTCGCCTCGGGCGAGCCGGCCAGCTTCGAAGGCGACGCGAAGGCGATCCACACGCAGCTGGAGAAGCTCGGACTCCCGCTGTCCGGCGCGGACTTCGCGGACGGCAGCGGCCTCAACCGCGCCGACCGGCTCTCGGCCGACCTGCTCACCGCGCTGCTGGCCAAGGCCGGGGACCCGGCCCACCCCGAACTCCGTACGGTCCTCACCGGCCTCCCCATCGCGGGCTTCACCGGTACCCTCAGCACCCGCTACACCGACGACCCCACCGCAACCGGCGTCGTCCGCGCCAAGACCGGCACCCTGACCGGCGTGAACACGCTCGCCGGCACCGTCGTCGACACCGACGGCCGCCTCCTGGCCTTCGCCTTCCTGACCTCCGACGAGGCAGACCCCCCGAACGCACTGGAGGCCCGAGCGGCTTTGGACCACACGGCAACGGCCTTGGCAGCCTGCGGCTGCAGATAG
- a CDS encoding DedA family protein, which translates to MTTLALGPSWLDPNSLLDNFGIWGLLLIVFAESGLLIGFFLPGDSLLFTCGLLITSKQLDFPLWAAVVLICLAAILGDQAGYLFGKKVGPSLFTRPDSRLFKQENVVKAHEFFEKYGPKSLVLARFVPIVRTFTPIIAGVSGMKYRSFITFNIIGGVLWGAGVTLLGSWLGNIEFVHKNIEAILILIVLVSVVPIAIEFLRARSKAKKNPPQEPARPPAQTQAAPPVMDDATRPLRLQNPPYDNQPHQDQGYPHQQQYQQQYQEPYPQQYQEPYQQPYGYDQGYDQGGQAHPQQQYPQDYQQQPYAADQGYYDQGYPQNRG; encoded by the coding sequence GTGACGACGCTTGCCCTTGGTCCAAGCTGGCTGGATCCGAACTCGCTCCTGGACAACTTCGGCATCTGGGGCCTGCTGCTCATCGTCTTCGCCGAGTCCGGCCTGCTCATCGGCTTCTTCCTGCCGGGCGACTCGCTGCTGTTCACCTGCGGCCTGCTGATCACGTCGAAGCAGCTGGACTTCCCGCTGTGGGCGGCGGTCGTGCTGATCTGCCTCGCCGCGATCCTCGGCGACCAGGCGGGCTACCTGTTCGGCAAGAAGGTCGGCCCCTCGCTCTTCACCCGCCCGGACTCCCGCCTGTTCAAGCAGGAGAACGTGGTCAAGGCCCACGAGTTCTTCGAGAAGTACGGGCCCAAGTCCCTGGTCCTGGCCCGCTTCGTGCCCATCGTGCGGACGTTCACGCCGATCATCGCCGGCGTCAGCGGCATGAAGTACCGCTCGTTCATCACCTTCAACATCATCGGTGGCGTCCTGTGGGGCGCGGGCGTCACGCTGCTGGGCTCCTGGCTCGGCAACATCGAATTCGTCCACAAGAACATCGAGGCGATCCTGATCCTGATCGTCCTCGTCTCGGTGGTCCCCATCGCCATCGAGTTCCTGCGCGCCCGCTCCAAGGCCAAGAAGAACCCCCCGCAGGAGCCCGCCCGGCCCCCGGCCCAGACGCAGGCCGCGCCGCCGGTCATGGACGACGCGACGAGGCCGCTCCGGCTGCAGAACCCCCCGTACGACAACCAGCCCCACCAGGACCAGGGTTACCCGCACCAACAGCAGTACCAGCAGCAGTACCAGGAGCCCTACCCGCAGCAGTACCAGGAGCCGTACCAGCAGCCCTACGGCTACGACCAGGGCTACGACCAGGGCGGTCAGGCCCACCCGCAGCAGCAGTACCCGCAGGACTATCAGCAGCAGCCCTATGCCGCGGACCAGGGCTACTACGACCAGGGGTACCCGCAAAACCGGGGCTGA
- a CDS encoding zinc-dependent metalloprotease, translating into MTSIGGAEMVDWNLAVATATRLVRPGPEVSRDEARSVVAELRRHAKASEEHVRGFTRMGEDIAHDTPVLVVDRPGWVRANVAGFREILKPLLDKMQERRGSTPGGAVLGAVGGKVTGVELGMLLSFLSSRVLGQYETFAPATRELPAGANGGGRLLLVAPNIVHVERELDVEPHDFRLWVCLHEETHRTQFTAVPWLRDHLEGEIQSFLGETEVDPMTVLERIREAAQSLAGSRPDTEEDDGGRSLVEIVQTPAQREILGRLTAVMSLLEGHADFVMDGVGPAVVPSVGEIREKFQQRRAKGASRLDLALRKLLGLDAKLRQYRDGERFVRAVVDQVGMDGFNRVWTSPNTLPTKAEISKPADWVARVHRKAES; encoded by the coding sequence ATGACGAGCATCGGTGGTGCCGAGATGGTCGACTGGAATCTCGCGGTCGCGACCGCGACCCGGCTCGTGCGGCCGGGCCCCGAAGTGAGCCGCGACGAGGCCAGGTCCGTCGTCGCGGAACTGCGCCGGCACGCGAAGGCCTCGGAGGAGCACGTCCGGGGCTTTACTCGTATGGGCGAGGACATCGCGCACGACACCCCCGTACTCGTCGTCGACCGCCCCGGCTGGGTGCGGGCGAACGTCGCGGGGTTCCGGGAGATCCTCAAGCCACTCCTGGACAAGATGCAGGAGCGGCGCGGGAGCACCCCGGGCGGTGCCGTCCTCGGCGCCGTCGGCGGCAAGGTCACCGGCGTGGAGCTGGGCATGCTGCTGTCGTTCCTGTCGTCGAGGGTCCTCGGCCAGTACGAGACCTTCGCCCCGGCGACCCGCGAACTGCCCGCAGGGGCGAACGGCGGCGGCAGGCTCCTGCTGGTCGCGCCGAACATCGTGCACGTGGAGCGCGAACTCGACGTGGAGCCCCACGACTTCCGCCTGTGGGTCTGCCTGCACGAGGAGACCCACCGCACCCAGTTCACGGCCGTGCCCTGGCTGCGCGACCACCTGGAGGGCGAAATCCAGTCTTTCTTGGGGGAGACCGAGGTCGACCCCATGACCGTCCTGGAGCGCATCAGGGAGGCCGCCCAGTCGCTCGCGGGCTCGCGCCCCGACACCGAGGAGGACGACGGCGGCCGCTCCCTGGTGGAGATCGTGCAGACGCCCGCCCAGCGCGAGATCCTCGGCCGGCTCACCGCCGTGATGTCGCTTCTGGAGGGCCACGCCGACTTCGTCATGGACGGAGTGGGTCCGGCGGTGGTCCCGTCCGTGGGCGAGATCCGCGAGAAATTCCAGCAGCGCCGCGCCAAGGGGGCCTCCCGCCTCGACCTGGCGCTGCGCAAGCTGCTCGGTCTGGACGCCAAACTGAGGCAGTACAGGGATGGTGAGCGGTTCGTCCGGGCGGTCGTCGACCAGGTCGGCATGGACGGTTTCAACCGCGTGTGGACCTCCCCGAACACCCTCCCGACCAAGGCGGAGATCTCCAAACCGGCGGACTGGGTCGCGCGGGTGCACCGCAAGGCAGAGTCGTGA
- a CDS encoding DUF3180 domain-containing protein yields the protein MKQLRIRTLAAVFVVAGVLSWAGARLWNAVGTLPRVPLAAPIVLALIAVVLLATALSLRARLKAQRERRPGAKGVDPLMAARAVVFGQASALVAALVAGMYGGTGAFLLESLDIPARRDQAIYAGLSVVAGIGVIAAGFFLERVCKLPEDDENNGGTAPVA from the coding sequence GTGAAACAGCTGCGCATCAGGACGCTGGCGGCCGTGTTCGTCGTGGCGGGTGTCCTGTCCTGGGCGGGCGCCCGCCTGTGGAACGCGGTGGGCACGCTCCCCCGGGTCCCCCTCGCCGCCCCCATCGTCCTGGCCCTGATCGCCGTCGTCCTTCTCGCGACGGCGCTTTCGCTGCGCGCCCGGCTCAAGGCCCAGCGCGAGCGCCGCCCCGGCGCCAAGGGCGTCGACCCGCTGATGGCGGCCCGCGCGGTCGTCTTCGGTCAGGCGAGCGCCCTGGTCGCCGCCCTGGTCGCCGGTATGTACGGCGGCACGGGCGCGTTCCTGCTGGAATCCCTGGACATCCCCGCCCGCCGCGACCAGGCCATCTACGCCGGCCTCTCCGTCGTCGCCGGCATCGGCGTCATAGCGGCCGGCTTCTTCCTGGAGCGCGTCTGCAAGCTCCCCGAGGACGACGAGAACAACGGCGGGACGGCTCCGGTGGCGTAA
- the ftsH gene encoding ATP-dependent zinc metalloprotease FtsH: protein MDVKRYFRGPVMWIVLAVLAVVVLMQVVGSSGGYKTVDTGQVVQAINDNKVESAKITTGDEQIIKVSLKDGEKVEGSSKIQSSYIGDQGVALANTLQDKYQNKQIPDGYTVSPSKQNPFVGILLSLLPFVLIVVVFLFLMNQMQGGGSRVMNFGKSKAKLITKDTPKTTFSDVAGSDEAVEELHEIKEFLQEPAKFQAVGAKIPKGVLLYGPPGTGKTLLARAVAGEAGVPFYSISGSDFVEMFVGVGASRVRDLFEQAKANAPAIVFVDEIDAVGRHRGAGLGGGHDEREQTLNQLLVEMDGFDVKGGVILIAATNRPDILDPALLRPGRFDRQIAVDRPDMQGRLEILKVHQKGKPVAPDVDLSAVARRTPGFTGADLSNVLNEAALLTARSNGKLIDNNMLDEAIDRVVAGPQKRTRIMSDKEKKITAYHEGGHALVAAASPNSDPVHKITILSRGRALGYTMVLPDEDKYSTTRNEMLDQLAYMLGGRAAEELVFHDPTTGAANDIEKATATARAMVTQYGMTERLGAIKFGGDNTEPFLGREMSHPRDYSEEVAALVDEEVKKLIENAHNEAWEILVENRDVLDALVLQLLEKETLSKEQIAEIFAPIVKRPARPAWTGSSRRAPSTRPPVLSPRELSLTNGANGSTPAIANATESVPATEAAPEDRTES, encoded by the coding sequence ATGGACGTGAAGCGATACTTCCGTGGGCCGGTCATGTGGATCGTGCTGGCCGTCCTTGCCGTGGTCGTGTTGATGCAGGTCGTCGGTTCGTCCGGCGGCTACAAGACGGTGGACACCGGCCAGGTCGTCCAGGCGATCAATGACAACAAGGTCGAGTCGGCCAAGATCACCACCGGCGACGAGCAGATCATCAAGGTCTCGCTCAAGGACGGCGAAAAGGTCGAAGGCAGCTCGAAGATTCAGTCGAGCTACATCGGCGACCAGGGCGTGGCCCTGGCCAACACACTGCAGGACAAGTACCAGAACAAGCAGATTCCGGACGGCTACACGGTCTCGCCGTCCAAGCAGAACCCGTTCGTCGGCATCCTGCTGTCTCTGCTTCCCTTCGTCCTCATCGTCGTCGTCTTCCTGTTCCTGATGAACCAGATGCAGGGCGGCGGCTCCCGAGTCATGAACTTCGGGAAGTCCAAGGCGAAGCTCATCACCAAGGACACCCCGAAGACGACGTTCTCGGACGTCGCGGGCTCGGACGAGGCGGTCGAGGAGCTCCACGAGATCAAGGAGTTCCTCCAGGAGCCGGCGAAGTTCCAGGCCGTCGGGGCGAAGATCCCCAAGGGCGTGCTCCTGTACGGGCCTCCTGGTACCGGTAAGACGCTGCTCGCGCGCGCTGTCGCGGGTGAGGCCGGCGTTCCCTTCTACTCGATCTCCGGTTCCGACTTCGTCGAGATGTTCGTCGGTGTCGGTGCCTCCCGAGTCCGTGACCTGTTCGAGCAGGCCAAGGCGAACGCTCCGGCGATCGTCTTCGTCGACGAGATCGACGCGGTCGGCCGTCACCGCGGTGCCGGTCTCGGCGGCGGTCACGACGAGCGCGAGCAGACGCTGAACCAGCTGCTCGTCGAGATGGACGGCTTCGACGTGAAGGGCGGCGTCATCCTGATCGCCGCCACGAACCGGCCCGACATCCTCGACCCGGCCCTCCTGCGCCCCGGCCGCTTCGACCGTCAGATCGCGGTCGACCGCCCGGACATGCAGGGCCGTCTGGAGATCCTCAAGGTTCACCAGAAGGGCAAGCCGGTCGCTCCGGACGTCGACCTGTCGGCGGTCGCACGGCGTACGCCGGGCTTCACGGGCGCGGACCTGTCGAACGTGCTGAACGAAGCGGCGCTGCTCACCGCGCGCAGCAACGGCAAGCTGATCGACAACAACATGCTGGACGAGGCGATCGACCGCGTCGTGGCGGGCCCGCAGAAGCGGACCCGGATCATGTCGGACAAGGAGAAGAAGATCACCGCGTACCACGAGGGCGGTCACGCCCTGGTCGCGGCGGCATCTCCGAACTCCGACCCGGTCCACAAGATCACGATCCTGTCGCGCGGCCGTGCCCTCGGCTACACGATGGTCCTGCCGGACGAGGACAAGTACTCCACCACGCGCAACGAGATGCTGGACCAGCTCGCGTACATGCTGGGCGGCCGCGCTGCCGAGGAGCTCGTCTTCCACGACCCGACGACGGGCGCTGCGAACGACATCGAGAAGGCCACAGCCACGGCCCGCGCGATGGTCACGCAGTACGGCATGACCGAGCGTCTCGGCGCGATCAAGTTCGGCGGCGACAACACCGAGCCCTTCCTGGGCCGGGAGATGTCGCACCCGCGCGACTACTCGGAAGAGGTCGCCGCGCTCGTCGACGAAGAGGTCAAGAAGCTCATCGAGAACGCGCACAACGAGGCCTGGGAAATCCTGGTCGAGAACCGCGACGTCCTCGACGCGCTGGTGCTCCAGCTGCTGGAGAAGGAGACGCTGAGCAAGGAGCAGATCGCCGAGATCTTCGCTCCCATCGTGAAGCGCCCGGCCCGCCCCGCGTGGACCGGCTCTTCCCGGCGCGCTCCGTCCACCCGCCCGCCGGTGCTCTCCCCCAGGGAGCTGTCACTGACGAACGGGGCGAACGGTTCGACGCCGGCCATCGCCAACGCGACGGAGTCGGTCCCGGCCACGGAGGCGGCCCCCGAGGACCGCACCGAGAGCTGA
- the folE gene encoding GTP cyclohydrolase I FolE, with translation MTDPVTLDGEGVIGEFDEKRAENAVRELLIAVGEDPDREGLRETPGRVARAYREIFAGLWQKPEDVLTTTFDLGHDEMVLVKDIEVLSSCEHHLVPFVGVAHVGYIPSTDGKITGLSKLARLVDVYARRPQVQERLTTQIADSLMEILEPRGVIVVVECEHMCMSMRGVRKPGAKTITSAVRGQLRDSATRNEAMSLIMAR, from the coding sequence ATGACCGACCCCGTGACGCTGGACGGCGAGGGCGTGATCGGCGAGTTCGACGAGAAGCGCGCCGAGAACGCCGTACGAGAGCTGCTGATCGCGGTCGGCGAGGATCCGGACCGCGAGGGCCTCAGGGAGACGCCGGGGCGCGTGGCGCGTGCGTACAGGGAGATATTCGCGGGGCTGTGGCAGAAGCCCGAGGACGTGCTCACGACGACGTTCGACCTGGGGCACGACGAGATGGTCCTGGTGAAGGACATCGAGGTCCTGAGTTCCTGTGAGCATCACCTTGTGCCGTTCGTCGGAGTCGCCCACGTCGGGTACATCCCGTCCACGGACGGCAAGATCACCGGCCTGTCGAAGCTGGCACGGCTCGTGGACGTCTATGCCCGGCGGCCTCAGGTGCAGGAACGACTCACCACGCAGATCGCGGACTCCCTGATGGAGATCCTGGAGCCGCGTGGCGTGATCGTCGTCGTCGAGTGCGAGCACATGTGCATGTCGATGCGGGGCGTACGCAAGCCCGGTGCGAAGACCATCACCTCTGCGGTGCGCGGTCAGCTGCGGGACTCGGCCACCCGCAATGAGGCGATGAGCCTCATCATGGCGCGCTAG
- the hpt gene encoding hypoxanthine phosphoribosyltransferase: MRVDAKDMGTDLKSVLITKEEIDAKLAELAAKIDAEYAGKDLLIVGVLKGAVMVMADLARALSTPVTMDWMAVSSYGAGTQSSGVVRILKDLDTDIKGKHVLIVEDIIDSGLTLSWLISNLGSREPASLKVCTLLRKPEAAKVAIDVEWVGFDIPNEFVIGYGLDYAEKYRNLPFVGTLAPHVYGG; the protein is encoded by the coding sequence ATGCGGGTGGACGCGAAAGACATGGGCACCGACCTCAAGTCGGTGCTCATCACCAAGGAAGAGATCGACGCCAAGCTGGCTGAGCTGGCCGCGAAGATCGACGCGGAGTACGCGGGCAAGGACCTGCTGATCGTCGGTGTCCTCAAGGGTGCCGTGATGGTCATGGCGGACCTGGCGCGTGCGCTGTCCACCCCCGTCACCATGGACTGGATGGCCGTGTCCTCGTACGGCGCGGGCACGCAGTCCTCCGGTGTGGTGCGGATCCTCAAGGACCTCGACACCGACATCAAGGGCAAGCACGTCCTCATCGTCGAGGACATCATCGACTCCGGGCTGACCCTGTCCTGGCTGATCTCCAACCTCGGCTCCCGCGAGCCCGCCTCCCTCAAGGTGTGCACGCTGCTGCGCAAGCCGGAGGCGGCCAAGGTCGCGATCGACGTGGAGTGGGTCGGCTTCGACATCCCGAACGAGTTCGTCATCGGCTACGGCCTCGACTACGCGGAGAAGTACCGCAACCTCCCGTTCGTCGGTACGCTCGCGCCTCACGTCTACGGCGGCTGA
- a CDS encoding inorganic diphosphatase, whose product MEFDVTIEIPKGSRNKYEVDHETGRIRLDRRLFTSTSYPADYGFVENTLGEDGDPLDALVILDEPTFPGCLIQCRAIGMFRMTDEAGGDDKLLCVPAHDPRVEHLRDIHHVSEFDRLEIQHFFEVYKDLEPGKSVEGANWVGRTEAEAEIERSYKRLKEQGGH is encoded by the coding sequence GTGGAGTTCGACGTCACGATCGAGATTCCGAAGGGTTCGCGGAACAAGTACGAGGTGGACCACGAGACCGGTCGGATCCGCCTGGACCGTCGACTCTTCACCTCGACCAGCTACCCGGCCGACTACGGCTTCGTCGAGAACACCCTCGGCGAGGACGGCGACCCGCTGGACGCCCTGGTCATTCTGGACGAGCCGACCTTCCCGGGCTGCCTCATCCAGTGCCGCGCGATCGGCATGTTCCGCATGACCGACGAGGCCGGCGGCGACGACAAGCTGCTGTGCGTCCCGGCGCACGACCCGCGTGTGGAGCACCTGCGCGACATCCACCACGTGTCGGAGTTCGACCGTCTGGAGATCCAGCACTTCTTCGAGGTCTACAAGGACCTGGAGCCCGGCAAGTCCGTCGAGGGCGCCAACTGGGTGGGCCGCACGGAGGCCGAGGCCGAGATCGAGCGTTCCTACAAGCGCCTCAAGGAGCAGGGCGGTCACTGA
- the tilS gene encoding tRNA lysidine(34) synthetase TilS codes for MGPHPAVAAIRLAVRRVLHDILTEHTPAPDTRRTPVCGAARSSAPDAERVPAPGTRRTISPAQPPHEQLPASSRPRSSRELPVPPLVLVACSGGADSMALASALAFEAPKLGIRAGGITVDHGLQPGSDLRADEVVLRLTELGLTPAESIAVTVGRDGGPEAAARDARYAALDAAAERHGATAILLGHTRDDQAETVLLGLARGSGIRSLSGMAAVSGADGRYRRPFLHLDRQTARKACMAQSLPVWDDPHNADPAYTRSRLRHEGLPALEKALGKGVVEALARTAQLSRDDADALDAWASQAEASVRDAAGLLECAKLYALPPAVRRRILRRAAIEAGAPAGSLFARHIEEVDRLITGWRGQGAINLPGKVVAQRQGGRLVIRQG; via the coding sequence ATGGGTCCCCATCCTGCGGTCGCGGCGATACGCCTGGCGGTTCGCCGCGTACTCCACGACATCCTCACCGAGCACACACCCGCCCCCGACACCCGGCGCACGCCCGTTTGCGGTGCCGCGCGCTCGTCCGCCCCCGACGCGGAACGCGTGCCCGCCCCCGGTACGCGGCGCACCATCAGCCCTGCCCAGCCCCCGCACGAGCAGCTTCCCGCAAGCTCTCGGCCGCGTTCGAGCAGGGAGCTACCCGTACCGCCGCTCGTGCTCGTCGCATGCTCCGGCGGCGCCGACTCCATGGCGCTCGCCTCCGCCCTCGCCTTCGAAGCCCCCAAACTCGGCATCCGCGCCGGTGGCATCACCGTCGACCACGGTCTGCAGCCCGGCTCCGACCTGCGCGCCGACGAAGTCGTGCTGCGCCTCACCGAACTGGGGCTGACCCCCGCCGAGTCCATCGCCGTCACCGTCGGCCGTGACGGCGGGCCCGAGGCCGCCGCCCGCGACGCCCGCTACGCCGCCCTGGACGCCGCCGCCGAGCGTCACGGCGCCACCGCGATCCTCCTCGGCCACACCCGCGACGACCAAGCCGAAACCGTCCTGCTCGGCCTCGCCCGCGGCTCCGGCATCCGCTCCCTGTCCGGAATGGCCGCGGTCTCGGGGGCCGACGGCCGTTACCGCCGCCCGTTCCTGCACCTGGACCGGCAGACCGCCCGCAAGGCCTGCATGGCCCAGTCGCTGCCCGTCTGGGACGACCCGCACAACGCCGACCCGGCCTACACCCGTTCCCGGCTGCGCCACGAGGGTCTGCCCGCCCTGGAGAAGGCGCTCGGCAAGGGTGTCGTCGAGGCACTCGCCCGTACGGCCCAGCTCTCCCGTGACGACGCCGACGCCCTGGACGCCTGGGCCAGCCAGGCCGAGGCCTCCGTACGCGACGCGGCCGGCCTCCTGGAGTGCGCCAAGCTCTACGCCCTGCCCCCCGCCGTACGCCGCCGCATCCTGCGCCGCGCCGCCATCGAGGCGGGCGCCCCGGCCGGTTCGCTGTTCGCCCGCCACATCGAGGAAGTCGACCGGCTGATCACCGGCTGGCGCGGCCAGGGAGCCATCAATCTCCCGGGCAAAGTCGTCGCTCAGCGGCAGGGTGGCAGACTGGTGATTCGGCAAGGCTGA